A part of Aegilops tauschii subsp. strangulata cultivar AL8/78 chromosome 2, Aet v6.0, whole genome shotgun sequence genomic DNA contains:
- the LOC109771158 gene encoding receptor-like serine/threonine-protein kinase SD1-8: protein MFLNLRLMLVSVLFLSLGSTSARGVASLDTLNDGRRNITDGQMLVSAGGSFTLGFFSPGELNRRYVGIWFSASMDAVVWVANRDSPLNDTAGVLEIDGAGRLFLLDGSGLTVWSSNTTTGGSGTPSSAAAQLLESGNLVVVRDDDESNGAVLWQSFDHPSNTLIAGMRLGRNPQTGAEWSLRSWRSPDNPATGDCRRAMNTRGLPDCVSWRGDAKKYRTGPWNGLWFSGVPEMASYSDMFTNQVVVRPDEVAYVFNATAAAPFSRLVLSEAGVIQRLAWDGGSRVWNVFAQAPRDVCDDYAKCSAFGLCNVNTAATLFCGCVQGYVPVSPAHWSMREAAAGCRRSTPLDCRDGGATTDGFAVVSGVKLPDTDNATVDVGATLEACRARCLATCSCVAFAAADIRGGGGGSGCVIWAGDIVDVRYVDKGQDLYVRLAKSELAAANKKRGSMLKILLPVTACLLVLMCSIFLVWICKFRGNRRNRDNQAKSILRGASNQLIGDENIELPLVSFKDIVAATNDFSNENMLGQGGFGKVYKGILEDDKEVAIKRLSKSSGQGAEEFRNEVVLIAKLQHRNLVRLLGYCIHEDERLLIYEYLPKKSLDVFIFDAASKYVLDWPTRFQIIKGVARGLLYLHQDSRLTIIHRDLKSSNILLDVDMSPKISDFGMARIFGRDQQEANTNRVVGTYGYMSPEYAMDGAFSVKSDTYSFGVLLLEIISGLKISLPHLSEFPNLLAYAWNLWNDGKPMDMVDSSIADNCSPTEVLRCIHIGLLCVQDNPYNRPLMSSVVFMLENETTELSTPRQPVYFAYRNSEAKETGENTSSSMNNMSVTMFEGR, encoded by the exons ATGTTCCTCAACCTTCGTCTCATGCTCGTCTCCGTGCTCTTTCTTTCTCTCGGAAGCACCTCGGCCAGGGGAGTTGCATCTCTGGACACCCTGAACGATGGTCGGCGCAACATCACCGACGGCCAGATGCTTGTCTCGGCCGGTGGCTCCTTCACCCTGGGGTTCTTCTCGCCGGGCGAGCTGAACAGGAGGTACGTCGGGATATGGTTCTCGGCATCCATGGACGCCGTGGTCTGGGTGGCCAACCGCGACAGCCCGCTCAACGACACCGCCGGTGTGCTGGAGATTGACGGTGCCGGCCGCCTATTCCTGCTCGACGGCTCCGGCCTGACCGTGTGGTCCTCGAACACGACGACAGGCGGGAGTGGGACTCCTTCCTCCGCGGCCGCGCAGCTGCTCGAGTCCGGTAACCTAGTGGTGGTGCGCGACGATGATGAGAGCAACGGCGCCGTGCTGTGGCAGTCGTTTGACCACCCGTCCAACACCCTGATCGCCGGCATGCGGCTGGGCAGGAACCCGCAGACGGGCGCCGAGTGGTCCCTCAGGTCTTGGCGCTCCCCGGACAACCCGGCGACGGGGGACTGCCGGCGCGCCATGAACACGAGGGGGCTGCCGGACTGCGTGTCGTGGCGCGGCGACGCCAAGAAGTACCGCACGGGGCCGTGGAACGGGCTGTGGTTCAGTGGCGTCCCGGAGATGGCGTCCTACTCGGACATGTTCACGAACCAGGTGGTGGTCCGGCCCGACGAGGTGGCCTACGTGTTCaacgcgacggcggcggcgccctTCTCGCGGCTGGTGCTGAGCGAGGCCGGCGTGATCCAGCGGCTGGCGTGGGACGGCGGCAGCCGGGTGTGGAACGTGTTCGCGCAGGCGCCGCGGGACGTGTGCGACGACTACGCCAAGTGCAGCGCCTTCGGGCTGTGCAACGTCAACACGGCGGCCACGCTCTTCTGCGGGTGCGTGCAGGGGTACGTGCCCGTGTCCCCCGCGCACTGGTCCATGAGGGAGGCCGCCGCCGGCTGCCGGAGGAGCACGCCGCTGGACTGCCGCGACGGCGGCGCCACCACGGACGGCTTCGCCGTGGTGTCCGGCGTGAAGCTCCCTGACACCGACAACGCGACGGTGGACGTGGGCGCGACGCTGGAGGCGTGCAGGGCGAGGTGCCTGGCCACCTGCTCCTGCGTGGCcttcgccgccgccgacatcagaggaggcggcggaggcagTGGCTGCGTCATCTGGGCCGGTGACATCGTCGACGTCCGGTACGTCGACAAAGGCCAGGATCTCTACGTGAGGCTGGCAAAATCTGAACTAGCAG CTGCTAATAAGAAGAGGGGGAGTATGTTGAAGATTTTGCTACCAGTTACTGCATGTCTGCTTGTACTGATGTGCAGCATATTCCTTGTTTGGATATGCAAGTTCAGAG GCAACCGTCGAAACAGGGATAACCAGGCAAAGTCGATTCTACGGGGCGCATCAAACCAACTAATTGGTGATGAAAATATCGAGCTTCCATTGGTGAGCTTCAAAGACATTGTTGCCGCCACAAACGATTTCTCTAACGAGAACATGCTCGGACAAGGAGGCTTTGGGAAGGTTTATAAG GGAATACTGGAAGACGACAAAGAAGTTGCTATCAAAAGGCTCAGTAAGAGTTCTGGACAAGGAGCGGAGGAATTCAGAAATGAAGTTGTTCTAATTGCCAAGTTGCAGCATAGGAACCTTGTCAGGCTTCTTGGTTATTGTATTCATGAAGATGAGAGGCTGCTGATTTACGAGTACTTACCAAAGAAAAGCTTGGATGTCTTCATTTTTG ACGCTGCAAGTAAGTATGTCCTTGATTGGCCAACAAGGTTTCAAATAATCAAAGGGGTAGCCAGAGGACTTCTTTATCTCCACCAAGATTCAAGGCTGACCATAATTCATAGAGACCTTAAATCAAGCAACATCTTGTTAGATGTGGATATGAGCCCAAAGATATCCGATTTTGGTATGGCAAGAATCTTTGGTCGTGACCAGCAAGAAGCAAACACTAACCGAGTTGTTGGTACATA TGGTTACATGTCTCCTGAATATGCGATGGATGGCGCCTTCTCTGTCAAGTCCGATACTTACAGCTTTGGTGTTCTACTCTTGGAGATCATAAGTGGTCTGAAGATTAGCTTACCTCACCTCTCAGAATTTCCAAACCTCTTAGCTTAT GCATGGAACTTATGGAATGATGGGAAGCCAATGGATATGGTGGACTCTTCCATTGCTGATAACTGTTCACCAACTGAAGTTCTACGGTGTATTCATATAGGGCTCTTATGTGTGCAAGATAATCCTTACAATAGGCCACTCATGTCATCGGTTGTGTTCATGTTAGAGAACGAAACCACAGAACTTTCAACACCAAGACAACCCGTGTATTTTGCATACAGGAACTCTGAAGCAAAAGAAACAGGGGAAAATACCAGCAGCTCAATGAATAACATGAGTGTCACGATGTTCGAAGGGCGGTAG
- the LOC109771150 gene encoding uncharacterized protein has protein sequence MATPPPPPLPAFVYRISTGDEWAELQRTGGTLGGDLDRSTGCFHLSDLAQVKMTLKNYFRGQNDLYLLQIDTAKIADGLIYEAADGCNYFPHFYGPDRSFAPLQLSAVVKADKIELANNDFTCSLLDGAAI, from the exons ATGgcaacgccgccgccgccgccgctgccagcGTTCGTGTACCGGATCAGCACGGGGGATGAGTGGGCGGAGCTCCAGCGCACCGGCGGCACCCTCGGCGGCGACCTCGACCGCTCCACCGGCTGCTTCCACCTCAGCGACCTCGCCCAG GTGAAGATGACGCTAAAGAATTATTTCCGTGGGCAAAATGATCTATACCTGCTACAAATTGACACTGCCAAG ATTGCAGATGGCTTAATTTATGAGGCAGCTGATGGCTGTAACTACTTTCCTCATTTCTATGGCCCTGATCGGAGCTTTGCACCCCTTCAACTAAGTGCTGTTGTCAAGGCAGACAAAATAGAGCTGGCGAACAATGATTTTACTTGCAGTCTACTTGATGGAGCGGCCATCTAA